A single Roseinatronobacter monicus DNA region contains:
- a CDS encoding ETC complex I subunit, producing MRARIYKPARNAMQSGNAKAHGWVLEFSPAQAREIDPLMGWTSSGDMDSQVKLHFADQAAAEAYARAHGIDYNVIAPKSRRANLRPGGYGDNFATNRRQVWTH from the coding sequence ATGCGCGCACGCATCTACAAGCCCGCCCGCAACGCAATGCAATCAGGAAACGCCAAGGCCCACGGATGGGTGCTGGAATTTTCACCTGCGCAGGCCCGCGAGATTGACCCGCTGATGGGCTGGACCAGTTCGGGCGACATGGATTCGCAGGTCAAGCTGCACTTCGCAGATCAGGCCGCCGCCGAAGCCTATGCGCGCGCGCACGGCATTGACTATAACGTGATCGCGCCCAAAAGCCGCCGCGCCAATCTGCGCCCCGGTGGTTACGGCGACAATTTTGCGACCAACAGGCGGCAGGTGTGGACACACTGA
- a CDS encoding DUF1285 domain-containing protein codes for MSEQNTVTPTPDTLAQAASAASKGKGLPPVHLWNPPFCGDIDMRIARDGTWFYEGTPIGRPALVKLFASILKLEDGKFYLVTPVEKVGITVDDAPFVAVDFRVEGDGRAQKLTFVTNLGDEAEAGSAHPVRVIRDADTGEPSPYVMIRAGLEALIDRKSFYRLVELGSHEPHEGESWFGLWSGGVFFPVIASKELG; via the coding sequence ATGAGTGAACAAAATACCGTGACACCGACCCCCGATACGCTGGCTCAGGCCGCGAGTGCCGCGTCAAAAGGCAAAGGTCTGCCGCCCGTGCATCTGTGGAACCCGCCGTTTTGTGGCGATATTGATATGCGGATCGCCCGCGACGGGACGTGGTTCTATGAGGGCACCCCCATCGGGCGGCCCGCACTGGTTAAGCTGTTTGCTAGTATCCTGAAGCTGGAAGACGGCAAGTTCTATCTGGTCACACCGGTCGAGAAGGTGGGAATCACAGTCGATGACGCGCCGTTTGTCGCGGTGGATTTCCGTGTTGAGGGGGACGGGCGCGCGCAAAAGCTGACCTTCGTCACCAATCTGGGCGATGAGGCAGAGGCGGGGTCTGCGCATCCCGTGCGCGTGATCCGCGATGCCGACACGGGCGAGCCGTCACCCTATGTCATGATCCGTGCCGGGCTGGAGGCGCTGATTGACCGCAAAAGCTTTTATCGGCTTGTCGAGCTTGGGTCGCATGAGCCCCATGAAGGGGAAAGCTGGTTCGGCCTGTGGTCGGGCGGGGTTTTCTTTCCTGTGATCGCGTCGAAAGAGTTGGGCTGA
- a CDS encoding DUF58 domain-containing protein, translated as MTTPATLRTHAEALAAPLPALLAQAEHLSASVLPGAHGRRRAGMGDEFWQYRQATSSDSGARIDWRRSGRADVHFVRETEWQAAQSVTLWVDQSQAMGFTGDKARLPKAERAKLLALALSVLLLKSGERVGLMPGLPARSGRAQLDPLALALHDAADTTDYGTPPLSHLPAYSQAVFLSDFLGDPTALQEAVGRAADQGVKGALVQVLDPAEEEFPYQGRSIFESMAGGLRHETLRANDLQTRYRLRLAERKDMLAELARVTGWQVLTHHTDQPAATALMWLWHELDAGRGR; from the coding sequence TTGACGACACCCGCCACCCTGCGCACCCATGCCGAGGCATTGGCCGCCCCCCTGCCCGCGCTGCTTGCGCAGGCAGAGCATCTGTCTGCGTCGGTTCTACCTGGCGCACACGGGCGCAGGCGGGCAGGCATGGGCGATGAGTTCTGGCAATACCGGCAAGCGACCTCGTCCGACAGCGGCGCGCGAATCGACTGGCGGCGTTCTGGTCGGGCCGATGTGCATTTCGTGCGCGAAACCGAATGGCAGGCGGCGCAGTCGGTGACGCTGTGGGTCGATCAATCGCAGGCAATGGGGTTTACAGGCGACAAGGCCCGCCTGCCAAAAGCCGAGCGCGCCAAGCTTCTGGCGCTGGCGCTGTCGGTCCTGCTGCTCAAAAGCGGCGAGCGCGTGGGGCTGATGCCCGGCCTGCCCGCCCGCTCTGGCCGCGCACAGCTTGACCCGCTGGCGCTTGCACTGCACGACGCGGCAGACACTACCGATTACGGCACCCCGCCGCTAAGCCATCTGCCTGCCTATTCACAGGCCGTGTTCCTGTCGGACTTTCTGGGCGACCCCACCGCCTTGCAAGAGGCTGTGGGCCGTGCGGCGGATCAAGGTGTGAAAGGGGCGCTGGTACAGGTACTCGACCCCGCAGAAGAAGAGTTTCCCTATCAGGGCCGCTCGATCTTTGAATCCATGGCAGGCGGGCTGCGCCACGAGACATTGCGCGCCAATGATCTGCAAACGCGCTACCGGCTGCGACTGGCCGAGCGCAAGGACATGCTGGCAGAACTGGCCCGCGTCACGGGCTGGCAAGTGTTGACCCATCACACCGACCAGCCTGCCGCAACTGCACTGATGTGGCTGTGGCATGAACTTGACGCAGGGCGGGGGCGCTGA
- a CDS encoding AAA family ATPase encodes MSTETDLIAEIETLGEKLALARASINRRFIGQKNVVDLTLTAMLCGGHGLLIGLPGLGKTRLVDTLSTVMGLKGNRIQFTPDLMPADILGSEVLDVAEDGRRAFRFIEGPIFCQLLMADEINRASPRTQAALLQAMQEGEVTVAGDHHKLERPFHVLATQNPIEQEGTYPLPEAQLDRFLLQIDVEYPDRATERDILIATTGEGEDAAHEVFSSAELMAAQQLLRRMPVGDTVVEAILDLVRACRPDEAEAHEAVKGSVSWGPGPRAAQALMLTVRARALLDGRLAPSVEDVAAMARPVLTHRMALGFAARARGESLSAIIARVAATATQMEAAA; translated from the coding sequence ATGAGCACCGAGACCGATCTGATCGCCGAGATAGAAACGCTGGGTGAGAAACTCGCACTGGCGCGCGCCAGCATCAACCGCCGCTTTATCGGACAGAAGAATGTGGTCGACCTGACCCTGACCGCCATGCTCTGCGGCGGGCATGGGTTGCTGATTGGTCTGCCCGGCTTGGGCAAAACCCGGCTGGTGGACACGCTGTCCACGGTCATGGGGCTGAAAGGCAACCGCATCCAGTTCACGCCCGATCTGATGCCTGCCGATATTTTGGGCTCTGAAGTGCTGGACGTGGCCGAAGACGGGCGCCGCGCCTTTCGATTTATCGAGGGGCCGATTTTCTGCCAGCTTCTGATGGCGGATGAGATCAACCGCGCCAGCCCGCGCACACAAGCCGCCCTGCTGCAAGCCATGCAGGAAGGCGAAGTCACTGTTGCGGGCGATCATCACAAGTTGGAGCGGCCCTTTCACGTGCTGGCCACCCAGAACCCGATCGAGCAAGAAGGCACCTACCCCCTGCCCGAAGCCCAGCTTGACCGGTTTCTGTTGCAGATTGATGTCGAATATCCCGACCGCGCCACCGAACGCGACATCCTGATCGCCACCACAGGCGAGGGCGAGGATGCCGCGCATGAAGTGTTCAGTTCCGCCGAACTGATGGCCGCACAGCAATTGCTGCGCCGCATGCCCGTCGGGGACACCGTGGTCGAGGCCATTCTCGATCTGGTCCGCGCCTGCCGCCCTGATGAGGCAGAGGCCCATGAGGCCGTCAAGGGCTCCGTCAGTTGGGGGCCGGGGCCACGTGCCGCCCAAGCACTTATGCTGACCGTGCGCGCCCGCGCCTTGCTGGACGGACGACTTGCCCCGTCGGTCGAGGATGTGGCGGCAATGGCGCGCCCTGTCCTGACCCACCGCATGGCCTTGGGCTTTGCGGCGCGCGCACGCGGCGAAAGCCTGAGCGCGATCATCGCCCGCGTGGCCGCCACCGCCACGCAGATGGAGGCCGCAGCTTGA
- a CDS encoding DUF4159 domain-containing protein has translation MFTLGPLGFATPALLLALVALPLLWWLLRAVPPAPVIRRFPGVALLIGLKDETTETDKTPWWLLVLRALAVAALIFGFSGPVLNPQAARDGTGPLLIVMDASWASAADWQRRQTRVEDLLSEAQRASRPVAVVALTDLPSGETAFRAAEYWAERVPGLAPAPFTANQAQLDAWLDRLPDAFDTYWLSDGLAHDYRDGLTDALQARGVLTAFETSRPVVALAPPELREGVIHLTAHRTEGLPEREIEITASGRDPAGVERVLASAATRFDADATQTTLELTLQPELRNRITRFQISGERSAGAVALADDALQRRKVALLAGRDGREGLDLLSPFFYLRQALEPVAELIESPSVDDLLLTSPDVLILVDVAQLGELETAQILDFVNDGGLLLRFAGPRLAASDVARAEEDPLLPVRLRIGGRTVGGAMSWGEPRRLREFSQDSPFAGLSIPQEVTISAQVLAQPDPALGERTIASLADGTPLVTRKFSGDGQVALIHTTANAEWSTLPLSGLFVDMLERLAVSTRPTAPTRDALIGTQWQPERLLDGFGQVIDASANPVVPGEVLAEGQYGPDLLPGVYRSAVGSLALNIGQADMTLSTSDWPATVQVERDTQREERDLTAFFLTLGLGALMIDILAALWISGRLRGATAILALVALGLHGTPAQADDAPGDDRLALQATSDMVLAHVLTGDARVDDMARAGLLGLGRTLFSRTSVEPGPPIGVDLESDELTFFPFLYWPITEESAIPSDAAYSKLNRYLRGGGMIMFDTRDAELAGLTRTTPEARRLQAIARPLDIPPLEPVPEDHVLTRTFYLLQEFPGRFSGRDVWVEASPADAERADGMPFRNLNDGVTPVIIGGHDWASAWAVDDAGSPLVRLGMGVTGEQQREMAYRFGVNLITHVLTGNYKSDQVHVPALLERIGQ, from the coding sequence ATGTTCACACTTGGCCCGCTTGGATTCGCAACACCCGCCCTGCTGCTGGCACTGGTGGCCTTGCCGCTGCTGTGGTGGCTGTTGCGCGCGGTGCCGCCCGCGCCGGTGATCCGGCGCTTTCCCGGTGTGGCGCTGCTGATCGGCCTGAAGGATGAAACCACCGAGACGGACAAGACCCCGTGGTGGCTGCTGGTCTTGCGCGCACTTGCCGTGGCCGCGCTGATCTTCGGGTTCTCCGGCCCTGTGCTCAACCCGCAGGCCGCGCGCGATGGCACGGGCCCGCTGCTGATCGTGATGGATGCCAGTTGGGCCAGTGCGGCCGACTGGCAACGCCGCCAGACACGCGTCGAAGACCTGTTGTCAGAGGCGCAGCGCGCCAGCCGCCCGGTTGCCGTGGTGGCCCTGACCGACCTGCCTTCGGGCGAGACGGCATTTCGTGCCGCCGAATACTGGGCCGAGCGCGTGCCGGGGCTCGCCCCTGCCCCCTTCACCGCAAACCAAGCGCAATTGGACGCGTGGCTGGACCGCTTGCCCGACGCGTTTGACACCTATTGGTTGTCGGACGGGCTAGCGCATGACTACCGCGACGGGCTGACCGACGCGCTGCAAGCGCGCGGCGTGCTCACCGCCTTCGAGACATCGCGCCCGGTCGTTGCCCTCGCCCCGCCCGAATTGCGCGAAGGCGTGATCCACCTGACCGCCCACCGCACCGAAGGCCTGCCAGAGCGCGAGATCGAGATCACCGCCTCTGGCCGCGATCCGGCAGGGGTTGAACGGGTACTCGCCAGCGCTGCGACCCGTTTCGACGCAGACGCCACCCAAACAACGCTGGAACTGACCCTGCAACCCGAATTGCGCAACCGGATCACCCGCTTTCAGATCAGCGGCGAGCGTTCTGCCGGGGCTGTGGCGCTGGCCGATGACGCGCTTCAACGGCGCAAGGTCGCACTTCTGGCAGGCCGTGACGGGCGCGAGGGGCTGGACCTGCTGTCACCGTTTTTCTATCTGCGGCAAGCGTTGGAGCCGGTCGCGGAACTGATCGAAAGCCCGTCCGTCGATGATCTGCTGCTGACCTCGCCCGATGTGCTGATCCTTGTGGATGTGGCGCAACTGGGCGAACTGGAAACCGCGCAAATCCTCGATTTCGTCAATGATGGCGGGTTGCTCTTGCGCTTTGCAGGTCCGCGCCTTGCCGCCAGTGACGTCGCCCGCGCCGAAGAAGACCCGCTCTTGCCGGTGCGCCTGCGCATTGGCGGGCGCACGGTCGGCGGTGCCATGAGTTGGGGCGAGCCGCGCCGCCTGCGCGAGTTCAGTCAGGACTCGCCCTTTGCCGGGCTGTCCATCCCGCAAGAGGTGACAATCAGCGCACAAGTGCTGGCCCAGCCCGACCCCGCATTGGGCGAGCGGACAATTGCGTCACTGGCCGATGGCACGCCTTTGGTGACGCGCAAATTCTCGGGCGACGGTCAGGTCGCGCTGATCCACACCACCGCCAATGCGGAATGGTCGACCCTGCCGCTCTCTGGCCTGTTTGTCGACATGCTGGAGCGGCTTGCCGTATCCACCCGCCCCACAGCGCCCACGCGCGACGCGCTGATCGGGACACAATGGCAGCCGGAGCGCCTGTTGGATGGATTCGGGCAGGTCATCGACGCCAGCGCCAACCCGGTTGTACCGGGCGAGGTTCTGGCCGAAGGGCAGTATGGCCCCGACCTTCTGCCCGGCGTCTACCGCAGTGCTGTCGGGTCGCTGGCATTGAATATCGGGCAGGCCGACATGACCTTAAGCACCAGCGACTGGCCTGCAACCGTGCAGGTCGAGCGCGACACACAACGCGAAGAGCGCGACCTGACCGCTTTCTTTCTGACACTTGGCCTAGGGGCTCTCATGATCGACATACTGGCCGCACTCTGGATCTCGGGCCGCTTGCGCGGGGCAACCGCCATTCTGGCGCTCGTCGCCCTTGGACTGCACGGCACGCCAGCGCAGGCGGATGACGCACCGGGCGATGACCGGCTGGCCCTACAGGCGACATCCGACATGGTGCTGGCTCATGTGCTGACCGGTGATGCGCGTGTCGATGACATGGCGCGCGCGGGCCTTCTGGGCTTGGGCCGCACGCTTTTTTCGCGCACCTCGGTCGAGCCAGGCCCACCCATCGGCGTCGATCTGGAAAGCGATGAATTGACCTTCTTTCCCTTCCTTTACTGGCCCATCACAGAAGAGTCCGCGATCCCGTCAGACGCCGCCTATTCCAAACTCAACCGCTACTTGCGCGGCGGCGGCATGATCATGTTCGATACCCGCGACGCCGAACTGGCGGGCCTGACCCGCACCACCCCCGAAGCGCGCCGCCTGCAAGCCATCGCGCGCCCGCTCGACATCCCCCCGTTGGAACCCGTCCCCGAAGACCATGTCCTGACCCGCACCTTCTATCTGTTGCAGGAATTTCCGGGCCGGTTCTCAGGCCGCGATGTCTGGGTCGAGGCGTCGCCCGCCGATGCCGAACGCGCAGACGGGATGCCGTTTCGCAACCTCAATGACGGGGTGACGCCAGTGATCATTGGCGGGCATGACTGGGCCTCGGCTTGGGCCGTGGATGATGCAGGCAGCCCGCTTGTACGGCTTGGCATGGGCGTCACAGGCGAGCAGCAGCGCGAAATGGCGTACCGCTTCGGTGTGAACCTCATCACCCATGTGCTGACGGGCAATTACAAATCTGATCAGGTCCATGTGCCTGCCCTTCTGGAAAGGATCGGCCAATGA